The region CCGGTAATGACCCGGTTCTCCGGCAGCTTCCGGGGATGCTTAAAACGCTTGTGACGCTGCGGCTGCAGGATATCCAGCGCCTGACACAGCCGGTAACTTTTCTTGTGATTGAGCTTTAAACGGTGCTGGTTCCACAAGCACTTGGCCAGCAGTTTGTATCCGTACACGTGCTCTTCTCCAGCGATTAATTCCAGCAGCCATTCCTGGATTTCCTCGTCGCTAATTTTCGCTCCAGACTCGGTCAGAGAGTAGCCGGGTACGGGTCTTCCGCGCCCCTGGAGTACGGCCTGTGCATCCTGTGACTTGCGTTTCTTACGGTCGTAGTACGTGGACTCTGCGAGCCCGATGAGACGTAGTACCAACGCTGCGGAATATCCCTGCTTAATGAACATCTCGGCTACCTCGATTTTTTCGGATAAGCAGGGGTTGGCTTTTTTAGCAGTTCACGCAGAATCTCAATCTCTAACTCCTTTTCACCGAGCATCTTGACCGCCTTCTCATATTTCTGCTCGACCTCTACCAGGCGCTTCAGTTCCTCTACCTGCTCCTGGGGGTACGGATGATCTTGTTCTCCATGGGCTTCCCGGTAATCCCTCACCCACTGATTCACCGTGGACGGAGTCACCCCATACTTTCGGGCAACCACCGCCGCCTTAATGCCAGATAACACCTCTTGCGCTGCCTTCTCTCTTGTTCCTGTTAAGTGTCCCATACCGTTCCTCCTCCTCCTATCTCTAGTCTACATTTTTGTGGGGGAGGACTCCAACTTCATTAGGGGGCTGTGGAGCATTGTGCTGGCACGTAGACATATGGCCCAAATGTATGTTGAAAACAACATACATTGTGCTCGCACGCAGGCATATGGCCCGAATGTATGCGGAAAACAACATACATTGTGCTGGTGCTAAGGTAATTACATATGGTTTCACATCTTAGGACGAACTTGTTTAGGTTCCAAAGTATGAAAGAAATTTCCTGCAAAAGTGTAACTTTTCGCGTGCTCATACGTGGATGGAGTAAGGGGGGAGGAGATGGAGCCGAATTCGCTGGATGAACTATATGAGCTGTACGTGGCCGATATCTACCGCTATCTGCGCTCCCTCTGCCAGGATCATCATGCGGCTGAAGATTTGATGCAGGATACCTTTTACCGTGCATATCTGTATCTGGAGGATTGCCGGGAGGAGCGGATTAAGCCGTGGCTGTTCAGGGTGGCCTACAACGCCTTCATTGATTATACGCGCAAGGAGAAGCGGAGTGTGGCGAAGGAAGGCGCTTATTTCAGCAGCCTGCCCCACCCGGAGACGACGGAAGGCACTCTGCTGAAACAGGAACGCTGGGAGGAAGCGGCGCGGGCGCTCAGCCTGTTGCCGGAAGGGCAGCGCCATGCGCTGCTGCTGCATGATGTTCATGGACTGACCTACAAGGAAGCTGCTGTCATTATGGATGTGGGCCTTTCCCAATACAAGATACTGGTGTTCCGCGCCAGACAGAAGCTGCGCGAAGCGGAGCGGAGGAGGAATGAGCATGAGTGAGGAGTTCAAAGCGAAGCTGCGCCAATACAGCGAGGGTACACTCCCGGAGGAAGAGCGTGAGGAGCTGGAGCGTGAGCTGGCGAAGCTTGAAGCGTATCAGCTGTATCTGGAGGAGCAGATGGAGCAGGAGGAGCAGAACAAGCAACAGGAGCAGGCAAACGGGCCGTGGAAATGGATGGACCGGACAGGGGGAGCAGCCTCCGGGATGCCGCAGGACAAGAAGAAAAAGAAGCGAGAGAAGAAAATTATCCGCCGCGGCAAATGGAAAGCACGAATCACCAACACGTTTACTGTATTTTCGGCGTTCCTGATCTTTACGGTCATCAGCAGCATCATTACAACAGTCTTCTACAACACCGGCGACCGCATGGATACCTACCGTGATGTGGTGTCATCAACGATTGCCGTTACCCGCCCTAACACCACGGTGCATCTGTCAGCGGATGTGCGTTATTTTTTCCGGATGGAGTTATCCGGGAATCTGCTGAAGAAGGTGGGCAGCGAAAGTATTCAGGTCGGTAATTATACACAGAAGTTTCTTCTGGGGCTGGACAATATTGGTGAGTTTAATTGGATGGATGAGCGGAACGGGTCTGGAAAAGTGTTCTATTATCCGTCAACAGAGGGGACTGCCGGGAGCGGGGATGACAATGACCAGTGGAAGAGGCTTGCGAAGCTGCCTGAAGGTACGGTTGCCGAGGCGTATCTGTCGCTGGACCGTCTGTACACGACAGATGAGCTGCTGAAGCAGCTGGAACCGCTGAATCTTCAGCCGGTCTGGTTCGGGGCGGATGCCGGACCTTCGACGAGGGAGAACGATGTGGTCGTACACCCGCTTGGCTTCCCATATAATCCTATCTGGCATAAGGATGATATGAAGAGAACCGCAGTCACCAAAGAGAAAACAGGCTGGTTCAGCTCTGTATCCACCTACGGCAGCGTGTCGCCTTCCGTCGAGGCATACGGGAGCGGTGAACTGCGTGATGCGAATTTCATCAAGACACTTAGACTGCTGCAGGAGCATCCGGGGCTTACCAGGTCAGCGGCGTATATCAATCAGTTAGACACCTCCGTGGCCTATCTGGAGCAGAACGGGGTGAAGCTCTATGGGGCCGTTGTCACCGGACCGGTCAAGGAACTGCTGAAGCTGCGCGAGGCTTCATGGGTGAGCCACCTCCAGGTGGGGGAAGTGCGGCTGTGGAACTGGACGGAGTGAGGATTGCAATACAGGATAATGTCCAAGAGCCGCAGTTTACAGCGCTCCCCGGCAAGCTACAAGTCAGCATCAGATGGCGGTGACCTGTAGCTTCAACTTATGCTTTTGGCATAGGGCGTAGAATTCGCCAGAGATGATAGGCTGCATCACGTAAACGTGTGCCAGCAAGAAAAATTCCCGCCCGGCAATCTGCCCGGAATCCAGAACGAGCCTGGAGATCACCTTAACGGGCTTGCGCTGCGGCTGATGCACAGAAGCGGCGATGACCGCCTTGCGTCCGTATTCCGACCGTTCGTAATCGAAGCCGTCCACCCGGTCCGGCAGATGCGCGATCCAGTAGGTCCGTTCCACCGGGAGGCCATTATGGTAGCGGACTACGGCGGGGATAAACTGCACGCTTGTGGGGACTTGCTCCAGCAGCGCTTTGAATGCGTCCGATACCACCCTTGTGCCCGTGACCGTCTCGAAATAGTCCACTTTCAAGCTGCGGACTGATGACATAAGCCCGACTTCAGCTTTTGTATCGCGGGGCAATGGACCGTCCACAGCCATATAATTGGTGTCCAGTTCAGGCGTAAAGGTTGTGCCGCCGCTGATAAATCCGCTGCGGGGATATTGCGATTCGAGCAAATAGTAGTCCATACGCACTATCGCTCCTTTCTGAAGTAAAGGCATATCCATTCATTATAAGGTTCGCAAATGCAGAAGAAAAGCGCCTTACCCGGCAAGGCGAAGCGGCGGCGGAAGCCGGGCCTTCCGCTTGCAATCCCTCTTCAGGGCATCGTACAATGATAGAACGTAAACTTGGATTTGAACATAACAATGGCTGGGAACCGCAGATTACCGCGCTTCTTAGCCATTTTGAATAAGGAGGAGAAGGCAGATGAAGATTGGAGTTGTGTCGGATACCCATCTCTCAAGCAGGGCCAAGGGCTTGCCGTCCGTGCTTATGGAAGAATTCCGCCAGGTGGATATCATTCTGCATTTGGGAGACTGGGTGTCGCCGGAGATTTATGACATGCTGGCCGAGCTTGCTCCGGTAGAGGGAATTGCCGGGAACAACGATGGATATGAGATCATTGAGCTTTTCGGCGAGAGCAAGATCCTTACGCTGGAAGGCATGCGCATCGGAATGATTCACGGACATGCACCGTATTCCCGCAAGGGAACGGATGGGAATGCGCTGCTGGCCTTTGAAGGCCAGGATGTGGACTGCATCCTCTTCGGCCATTCCCATCAGCCGCTGATGCGCCGGGAGAATGGGATTCTGTTGTTCAATCCGGGCTCGCCTACGGACAAACGCCGGGAGAAGCAGTATTCGTTCGGTCTGATGGATATTGAGGATGGTACCATTACCGCCCGTCATGTTTTTTACGATTCCAGGGAATAAGGGGGCGTACCTTTGCTGAACTTTCGCTTTGAACGGGCGGGTCTTGAGGATGTGGAGGAGCTTGCACCGGTTTTTGATGAATACCGCAGCTTTTACGGCCAAGCCGCCGACCTGGAAGCTGCCCGTGAGTTCCTGACGGCAAGACTGCAGCATGAGGAATCGGTTGTCTTCATGGCGGTCGCCGGTGAGGGTGAAGACAGGCAGGTTCATGGATTGGCGCAGTTATATCCTTCGTTCTCTTCCGTTACGCTCCAGCCGGTATGGATTCTGAATGATCTGTTCGTGACGCAGGAGCAGCGGGGACAGGGACTGGGCTCATTGCTGCTTGAAGGCGTGAAGGGCTTCGCCCAGGGGACAGGAGCCAAAGGGCTGACGCTGTCCACCATGATGGACAACACAGACGCCCAGCGTTTATATGAAGCCCATGGATACGTGCGGGACGAGAGCTTTTTCTATTATTATTTATATTTCTAAGGCAGGGTTAGGAGAGTTAGTGTGACGGAGACAAACGGTAAGCTGGCTGTGTTTTTTGATCTGGATGATACGCTGTATGACCACCTGGTTCCCTTCCGGGAAGCCGTACGTGAGGTGCTGGACCCTGAGGAGGACAAGCTGGATTACGCAGAGCTGTTCTACACGGTAAGACATCATAGTGATTTGCTGTGGCCGAAGTATCTGCGCGGGGAGATGGAGCTGGAGGAGACGAGGGTGATGCGGCTGGAGCTGGCTTTTGCCGAATTTGGCATGCCGCTCTCCCGGGAGCAGGCGGTGCAGATACAGGCCTCCTATATTGCCCGTCAGTATACGATTGAGATGATCGAAGGCGTAGCGGAGCAGCTGCAGCGGTTCATTAGCCAAGGCCACCCGGTAGGCATTATCACGAACGGCCCGCAGGAGCACCAGATGGGCAAGCTGCGCGGGCTGGGCATCGACCGGATCATTCCGCCGGAGATGATCTTCATCTCGGATGCGGTTGGTCTGGCGAAGCCGGACCCGGCCATCTTCGTCCATGTCAATAAGATGACGGGAACCACACCGGAGAATAGCCTCTATGTCGGCGATACCTGGGCGAATGATGTCGTAGGTGCGCTTGCCGCCGGCTGGAAGGTCTGCTGGTATAATCCGCGCGGGCGGCAGCCTGGCACGGACCATACGCCGAGCTATATTTTTACGAGTTATAAGGAGTTCAGTGAGCTGCCGCTGGTGTGAGAATTGAGTGGTTACAAGGCGCATTCAATCCTACAACAAAAGGTGCCCTCCATTATGGAAGGCACCTTTTAATTTTTTGTCTAGGAAATCATGCGAAAAACCGAAAATAATGGGTGCTGCTGCACCGAGGAAGGGGCCCCGTGCTTCACAGTCAGTAACAGCAATAGAGAAATCCTGCACGAAATGCAACAAATCCAGCGTTAACTTGCTCTAACTACCGAAATTTGTGCAAATAATGCAACATTGTACTTCAGCCAGTAATAGGTATAGAGGAATCCTGCAATATGTGCAACAATTCTCTATACTGCGTCCGGTGAGAGAAGGCATCAGCATCCTACACCCGTTAGGGAGATTTTGTACTTCTTGCACAGTCAGCACCAAACGCTGCGAACCTGTTAATTAGCGAAGCTATAAGTCGGATCGGTCAGATTCAGCCGTTTTTTCAGCTCAGAGGTGGCATAGATCTTGTTATCGTCCGTAATGAAGAAGGCCTCAACCTTCTCCGGCAGCGCTTCGAGATACTTCATGCCTTCTTCCAGGCCCATGAGGAACACACCGGTGGAAAGAGCGTCCGCATCTGTCGCATTGGGGCTCATGATAGTGATACTCTTCAGCCCGTTCTGGGAAGGGAAGCCCGTGCGGGGGTCGAGGATATGGTGGTAACGCACCCCGTCCTGCATGAAGAAGCGCTCATACACCCCGGAAGCATCAATGACCTCATCGGTAATTTTAATCGTGCCGAGCTGGGTGCCCCGGCTCTGATCGGGGTCTTGCAGGCCGATATTCCACTGGGAACCATTGGGCTTATTGCCAAGGGCGATAATGCTGCTGCCCCCGAGATTAATCATCGCGCTGTTCAGGCCCTGAGCCTTGAGATAGTCGGCGATCCGGTCAGCCGCATAGCCCTTACCGATTCCGCCCATGTCCAGTACCATGCCTTCTTTGGCTAACTTCACCGTCTTCGCGGCTTCATCTACGATAACATCCTTATAGTTGGTCAAGCTGCGCGCCTTGTCAATCGCTGCCTGGTCCGGCACGCGCTCTCCGCCTTCGCCGATGGCCCAGAGGTCGACCAGCGGCCCGATGGTCGGATCGTACAGCCCGTCCATTTCCTCGGCATATTTGAGGGAAAGCTTCACGATATCCAGCGTTTCGTCAGACACAGCAACAGCTTGCTTACCGGCGGCCTGATTCACTGCGTACAATTCCCCGTTCGTCTTGGTACGGCTGAACTCGATGTCCATCCGTTCCAACATGGCCTGAATATCATCCATGTTCTTCTGCTCTACCGTATCGCCGAACACCTTGATATTCACAACGGTATCATAAATATAAAACGTCTGCTCCAGGGACTTCGTATCGCCGGTTCCAGTAGCTGCAGGACTGTCTTCACTTTTGTTGTTGCCTACTGTAAGCCAGATTAACACAGCCGCAGCGATAACAACGACGAGCGCGGCCAGAATTACAACGGTTTTTTTGTTCTTAGATGTTTTTTTGATTTCAGACATATTCCACCATCCATACAATTAGTTTCGTGGTTGCATCTTTACTATCATACCCCAGAAAGAACGGCAATGGATACTCATTTGGTGACATTTTGTCCGAAAGCGCGGCTTGCCGAAGGGGAAGGCTTGTGATATTTTCAAAATATAAAGTAAAGGAGCATGACCCATGTCTATTGACCGTAAAGCGTTAATCCTGCAGGCAGCAACCCTGTCCTTTGTACAATTTGGCTACAAGGCTACAACGATGGATCAGGTATCCAGAATCGCCAATGTGGGCAAGGGCACGATTTATACCTTTTTCAAAACCAAGGAAGAACTGTTCGAGGAAATTCTGGACAAGGCCACCTCTGAATTAACATCGGTGATGAGCCGTGTGGCTGCGCAACAAACGACCTTCGTGCATAAGCTGCTCAATCTGCTGGACTCTATTCTGGAATTCCGCCTGGACCATGAGCTGTTCGTGAAGCTGGCCCAGGAGGTGCGTGACATCGGTACAGCCCAGGCGCTCGAAGGAGTGAAGCGGATGGAGGGCTACGCGCTGGACTTCTTGCAGCAGCAGATCGAGGCGGCAATCGGGAGCGGAGAAGTGAAGCCGTGCGATGCCAGTGTGGCGGCGTTTATGATTCTGCGGATGTATCTGGCGCTGACCACGGAATGGAACAAATCCCATGAGCCGCTGGATCAGGACAAAATCAAAGAGCATATGATTTTGTTCATCTCCACCGGAATGCTGCAATAGAGGCAGACTAGCGAATTGTTGTAATAGCTAAACAGAGCTTCAGATTGTACGTTGAGCTGTGCCGTCACCACGGGCTATAATGATAGCGTGAATGTAGACGATTATGGCGCAGCTGAAGTCAAGAGCGGGCATGGCGGCGGTTGGGAGCTGTCCTGCTCCTGATGGGTGAGAGCGCCTTCAGACAAAGGAGGCTGATGGATATGGAAAAGTATAGCGGCGATACCGGGCTTGGCGGGCAGGAGGGTCCGGCGGCACCCCAAGATCCGGTGCTTCGCCGTGACGGCTTCTTCGTCATGTTCGAGACGGCGGTTGAGGCAACCGCCCGGGCGGAGGGCAAGCCCTCGCAGGAGGTCTATCTGGAAGGCAATTATCTGATCGATAAGGCCAAATACATAGGCGGGGTTACGGATGAGCAGATGCTGGCGATGCTTAGAGACTGGACCGGCTTCCGCAAGCTGGTGCACAGCATTGGAGTGTCCGTGAAGACGGCGGAGGAAGGGGCAGCGGTCACTTTTCTCCTGCAGAATTGGGGCAGAACCAGCAAATATGAGACCGGCACGCAGCTGCGGGTCCCTTGTCCTGGCGATGGAACGGAAATCATAGTGAAGCTGGAGGAGCACGAGTGGTCTGAGGAGGATGTGGCTCCCGGCAAATACGCCTTTGAGTTCAACAACGAAGGGGAACTGGCGACAGCGAGCATCGTTCTCTACCTGAATGACGGGTATACAGCGCCTGAGCTGACAGCGGAACCTCCCGTAGACTTCGATTCGTCTGCTTACCGCGCAATGATTGCGAAGTCTTTGCTCTATGCGGGCAATAACCGGCGGCTGAAGCGGGCTATGGACAAGGCTGCAAGCGGCGAGGATGTGACGATTGCTTATATTGGCGGGTCCATCACACAGGGTGCAGGAGCCAAGCCGATCCATACAGAATGCTATGCTTATCAATCCTACTTGAGCTTTAAGGAGCTGTTCGGCAAGGACGGAGGAGAGAACATTCATTTCATCAAGGCCGGGGTTGGCGGGACGCCCTCCGAGCTGGGGATGATCCGCTATGAGCGGGATGTGCTGAGGGATGGCGCAGCCGCTCCTGACATCGTAGTGGTGGAATTTGCTGTGAATGATGAAGGGGACGAGACGAAGGGTAACTGCTTCGAGAGCCTCTGTCTCAAAATCCTGTCTGCTGCAAACCAGCCTGCTGTCATCCTGCTGTTCAGTGTCTTCGTGAATGACTGGAACCTGCAGGACCGTCTCTCCCCGGTAGGCAGACGCTATAATCTCCCGATGGTCAGTGTCAAAGATGCAGTAACCGAGCAGTTCCGGCTGAGCAAGGCCGAAGGAAATATCATCTCCAAGCGGCAATTCTTCTACGATATTTATCACCCTACGAATGATGGGCACCGCGTAATGGCGGACTCCTTGGGCTACCTGTTCTCCGAAACCGCCCGGGCGGGGATGGATGAAGAGGGGGAGGCTGCGCTGACGGGAGCGCCTGTGCTCGGCAATGATTTTGCACATGTCCGGCTGCTGGACCGCATAAGTGATCTGGGCAGCGCAGGTACTGCGATTGCTATTGAAGCAGGCGGCTTCAACGGTACGGATGAGGAGCTGCAGCAGGTGGAGATGGATGCCAACCCGTTCGGCACTCCGCAATTCCCGCATAACTGGATGCACACGGCTACGTCCGGTGAGGGACGCTTCAGGCTGACAATCGCCAGCAAGAATCTGATCCTGGTCTTCAAGGATTCGGGCAGCCCGGATGTGGGCAAGGCGGAGGTCTATGTGGACGGCAAGCTGGTTCTGACGGCAGATCCGCATGTGAATAGCTGGACGCACTGCAACGCTGTGATTCTGTATAAGAATGAGCAGAGCGAGGAGCATGTGGTGGAGATCCGGATGGCGACGGAGGATCAGGAGAAGTGCTTCACCATCCTGGGATTTGGCTATACGGCTTAAGAACCGAGCAGGTAAAAGGGTGTCACCGGGCAGCACGAAGCTACTTCGGGGGCACCCTTTTGCGAATTATCATTTGGATAAGGAGTAATGAATTAGAACCTAGTCCAGCATGAATTCCCTGTATTTATTCTTGCGGGGATTAAGCACGAACAGGATGCCGCTGGCGTAGCCGGAGACGGCATTGAAATTCCGCTTGAGTGTAGACTTGACGGCGAGGTAAGACAAGGTCCAGAGCAGAGCTGCATAATTCTTCACGGGTGCTTTGCGCAGATTCAGGAGATAATAATGATTGACTGCGGTCGCCCGGGCGACACGACCTGCCTTGTCGCGCGAGCTGGGCGATTCATGATGCATGATTTTCAGCTCCGGGTTAATCACCAGCTTACCGTATCTGCTCGCTAGATGGCACATATAGATATCGTCCGCTACTGCATAGCTGGTCATCCAGGGGTACGGCTTCATATCCCGCAGCGCCGAGCTGCGGAAGGACATATTACAGCCATGGAAGAAGTCCGTCTCAAAAATATTCTCCGTCTCCCCCCATAAGAGAAGAGATCCGGCCAGTGTGCTTGCCGACAGTCTGCCTGGGGAAGACGACATTTGACAAGTCAGCCTGCCGAGCAGCTTGCCCGACTTGCTGCTGGAGAGACCCTTGGCGATTCCGCCGACTCCCACAATAGACGGATCTGAGGCATAGGTATCAAGCATCCGGCGGATATAGAGCGGATCGTCCAGCTCCGCGTCGTCATCGAAGCTGAGCAGAATCTCCCCGTCGATGAGCCCGAGAGCCTCGTAGCGGGAGAGCCAGACACCGGGCTTGGTTTTGCGGTAATAACGCAGGCTGGCATCCGGAAGATGCCCGAGCACCTCATGGAAATACTCCAGCACCTGTTCTTCGATCTCACCGTCGTCCACGATCAGCAGTTCGATGGAGACATTCTCCAGCCCGGTCTGCGCGCCGATGGATTCAATGCAGAGGGTCAGATCGCTGATCCGGTTACGCGTGGGAATGACTATAGACAGGTCATGCATGCCGTTGACTCCTTTCGGGACTCCTTAGTTGCTCTAATTTTACCTGTCCGCCCGGGCGGACGTATATACCTCTTTCGTTTACTTTTCTCCGGGAAGTATACTGAGAACTGAGGATACGGGAATTCAGAGGACATCAGAGAATAGTGGAAGTTCAAAAAGTTTGTTTGTAATTTTCGGTTTTTAACTATATAATAGTAAGTAGTTGATTGATGACACTATTACCCTTCAGGAGGAATTCACATGAGAATTGATATATGGTCAGATTACGCTTGCCCATTCTGCTACATCGGCAAAAGACGGCTGGAGCACGCGCTGAGCCAATTCCCCGGCCGTGACCAGGTGGAGGTCGTGTTCCGCAGCTTCCAGCTGGACCCGAATGCACGCACCGATGAGACGAGAGATATCCATGATCTGCTGGCCAGCAAATACGGCATGACCCGTGACAAAGCCAAGGAGATGAACGCACAACTGGCTGAGCAGGCGAAGGGTGTGGGTCTGGAGTTCAATTTCGATACGATTCAGTCCACGAATACCTTTGACGCTCACCGCTTGAGCCACTACGCCGCTACTGAGGGCAAGGCTCCGCAGATGACCGAACGGCTGCTGCGTGCTTATTTCACCGATTCACTGAATGTGGGTGACCGTCAGGTGCTGGCTGAGCTGGCTGCCGAGGCCGGACTGGATCAGGCCAAAGTGGCTGAAGTGCTCGACAGTGAGGCTTACGGCGACCATGTTGAGGCTGACATTGAAGCTGCCCGGCAGCTGAACATCACCGGCGTTCCATTCTTCGTCTTCAATAATAAGTACGCCGTATCCGGTGCACAGCCGGGTCCGGTCTTTACTGAAGTACTGGACACGGTATGGGCGGAGGAACAGAAGGGTCCAGAGCTTCAGGTGGTCGGCCAGCCGAAATCCGGGGCTGCACCGTCTGCTGACGGCTGCGATGACGGTTCCTGCAGCATCTGATTGCGATCAGTGGCAGGCTTCAGGTAAGCGTTGCAGCGTTTTGCACCGGGACGAACGAATCTGGTTACGGACTACAGTTCCGCTAATTGCGCTAAAAGGCCATTTTGGGCGGCTTGCCGGACTCAGAGGACGTTATGCAGAGGTGTTGGAAGCGAAATTGCAGGATATTCGGCACTTAAGCACACTTGTGTCCGCAAGGTTGCTGCAAAAGATGATTTGCTACAAATAAGCGCACTGGAGTCCGCCGCTGGAGACTGTGTATCGTGATCTATCCAGTTAGGAGACTAGGCTTCGGCTGACCGGAACAGGCTGGAAAGTATGGCATTCCTGCCGCCGCTGGCTTTTCCGGGCAAGTTTGCAACAAATGGACGCACGAAACCCCCGCCGCATGAAATTCATGCAGCGGGGGTTTTTGGTGCTTACAAAGACCACAGGCCTGGAGCGAAAACCCGAATACAACGTGATAACACGAATGCCAGTGACCCAAATGTGTGCGAAATACCGAACACAATCGCAGCTGCGTGGGCCAATGACCCAAATGTGTGCGGAAAACCGAACACATTTGGGCAGTTGGGTTGGCCACCAGGGTGTACATGCGTGAAGCCAGCTGCCAGTCGCGCCCAGCCGGCCGTCCTCAGATGGCGGGCTGGGCGTCCGGGCGGCAATACCGCAGCAGCATCTCCATTTCGTTACCGGAACGAAGTCACGAGACTGGAGAACAGTGTGCGGACATCGTTCTGGTAGGCATTGATCGGCTCTACCGGACGGTTCACGTCGAACAGGGTGTAGACGGCGATGCGGGCGGCACGGACTGAGTATTCTTCTGTGAAAACGATATCGTCCGGGATCTCGCAGTATTGGCCGATAAAGGCTAGATTGGTTGAGCCTTCAGGCACCACCCGCGGCCGGTCGCTGTTCAGGCGCGGCATGAACTGGGAGGTGATATACGGCATCATGCAGGGAATACAGTTGGCGGTAGCCATGATCTCTTCCTTATGCGCCTCGAAGTGCAGATGTCCGATCAGCTCCTCCATAATCTCCTCGCCGGTACAGTCGCACATTTTTTTGTGTACATAATCGCCGACCTTGTCCGGGTACAGGCCATATCCCCAGAAGACCTTGACATGCTCCGGCTGATTGCGGAAATGCGGCTGGAACGCCAGTACGACCGACATGAACCAACTGGAATCCTTGAACGTTACGAGTGCGCCGGTTCCGGCCCGGTTGCGGGTGAACTTCTCCATCAGGTCGAAGAATTTCGAGTCCTGGAAGGTCACCGTGAAGGATTCCCATTTGGATTCATCCACATGATCGTCGAAGGAAGAAGGATTACCGAGACCCGGCTTCTTCGCGGCGATCGTCTCCCACAGCTTCCATGAGCTGCCCTTACCGTTCATCCCGGGAGCGGAGGTCATCGATCCGAGGCT is a window of Paenibacillus sp. FSL H3-0469 DNA encoding:
- a CDS encoding glycosyltransferase, whose protein sequence is MHDLSIVIPTRNRISDLTLCIESIGAQTGLENVSIELLIVDDGEIEEQVLEYFHEVLGHLPDASLRYYRKTKPGVWLSRYEALGLIDGEILLSFDDDAELDDPLYIRRMLDTYASDPSIVGVGGIAKGLSSSKSGKLLGRLTCQMSSSPGRLSASTLAGSLLLWGETENIFETDFFHGCNMSFRSSALRDMKPYPWMTSYAVADDIYMCHLASRYGKLVINPELKIMHHESPSSRDKAGRVARATAVNHYYLLNLRKAPVKNYAALLWTLSYLAVKSTLKRNFNAVSGYASGILFVLNPRKNKYREFMLD
- a CDS encoding SGNH/GDSL hydrolase family protein, with protein sequence MEKYSGDTGLGGQEGPAAPQDPVLRRDGFFVMFETAVEATARAEGKPSQEVYLEGNYLIDKAKYIGGVTDEQMLAMLRDWTGFRKLVHSIGVSVKTAEEGAAVTFLLQNWGRTSKYETGTQLRVPCPGDGTEIIVKLEEHEWSEEDVAPGKYAFEFNNEGELATASIVLYLNDGYTAPELTAEPPVDFDSSAYRAMIAKSLLYAGNNRRLKRAMDKAASGEDVTIAYIGGSITQGAGAKPIHTECYAYQSYLSFKELFGKDGGENIHFIKAGVGGTPSELGMIRYERDVLRDGAAAPDIVVVEFAVNDEGDETKGNCFESLCLKILSAANQPAVILLFSVFVNDWNLQDRLSPVGRRYNLPMVSVKDAVTEQFRLSKAEGNIISKRQFFYDIYHPTNDGHRVMADSLGYLFSETARAGMDEEGEAALTGAPVLGNDFAHVRLLDRISDLGSAGTAIAIEAGGFNGTDEELQQVEMDANPFGTPQFPHNWMHTATSGEGRFRLTIASKNLILVFKDSGSPDVGKAEVYVDGKLVLTADPHVNSWTHCNAVILYKNEQSEEHVVEIRMATEDQEKCFTILGFGYTA
- a CDS encoding DsbA family oxidoreductase → MRIDIWSDYACPFCYIGKRRLEHALSQFPGRDQVEVVFRSFQLDPNARTDETRDIHDLLASKYGMTRDKAKEMNAQLAEQAKGVGLEFNFDTIQSTNTFDAHRLSHYAATEGKAPQMTERLLRAYFTDSLNVGDRQVLAELAAEAGLDQAKVAEVLDSEAYGDHVEADIEAARQLNITGVPFFVFNNKYAVSGAQPGPVFTEVLDTVWAEEQKGPELQVVGQPKSGAAPSADGCDDGSCSI